One window of the Pyrinomonadaceae bacterium genome contains the following:
- the asnB gene encoding asparagine synthase (glutamine-hydrolyzing) encodes MCGICGVWEYGAARGNVGRELLVSMRDVMTHRGPDDSGELVFDDARGGFGFRRLSIIDLSEAGHQPMRACTDRVWLVFNGEIYNHAALREGLEQRGHTYASRTDSETILHLYEERELDFVQDIEGDFGIAIWDADRERLVLARDRAGVKPLYFYQTDGRFIFASEIKAILQHPAVTAEVNEEALYHYLTLLTTPAPHTLFRGIQKIPAGHMLVVERNGETRLTQYWDALPPQSTVAGVSEEEHQQRILELLRDSIKKRMMADVPFGVFLSGGVDSSANVALMSELMTQPVRTFTVGFHDTEELNELEAARALSKRYNTDHHEVIIGRDEMEKFLPELVFHQDEPIADPVCVPLYYVSKLARDSGTIVVQVGEGSDEIFGGYDWFGTYLRIEERFWRYAERAPLAARRAAAAVAVPLAQKTFKKQKAGELIRRLGKDQALFWGGVGVFDETTKPKVLSAELRARHNGLSTHDVVRQYLDHIARERPDSDFAARMTYLELKLRLPELLLMRVDKITMATSVEARVPFLDHHLIEYALGLPRDLKVKGTTGKHILKRALEAILPKDLLYKPKRGFGAPAREWFRGPQADELVQLIMSSRMRGRNFFDYKFVEQLADEHRRERQDWSAHLWALLNVSVWYDRWIK; translated from the coding sequence ATGTGTGGCATCTGCGGAGTCTGGGAATACGGCGCGGCGCGCGGCAATGTCGGGCGCGAGCTACTCGTGTCGATGCGCGACGTGATGACCCACCGCGGGCCGGATGACTCCGGTGAGCTGGTTTTCGACGATGCTCGTGGCGGTTTTGGATTTCGCCGTTTGTCGATCATCGATCTCTCAGAAGCCGGTCATCAACCGATGCGCGCTTGTACGGATCGAGTCTGGCTGGTTTTCAATGGAGAGATTTACAACCACGCGGCGTTGCGCGAGGGATTAGAACAACGCGGTCACACCTACGCGTCGCGCACCGATTCCGAGACGATTCTTCATCTCTACGAAGAGCGCGAGCTCGACTTTGTTCAGGACATCGAAGGTGATTTCGGGATTGCGATTTGGGATGCGGATCGCGAACGGCTGGTGCTGGCGCGCGATCGGGCGGGCGTGAAGCCGCTTTACTTTTACCAGACTGATGGCCGCTTCATCTTCGCGTCTGAAATCAAAGCCATCCTGCAACATCCGGCAGTCACGGCTGAGGTCAACGAAGAAGCCCTCTATCACTATCTCACGCTCCTGACGACGCCCGCGCCCCACACCCTTTTTCGTGGCATTCAGAAAATACCGGCGGGCCACATGCTGGTGGTCGAGCGTAATGGTGAAACGCGCCTGACGCAGTACTGGGACGCGCTGCCTCCTCAGTCGACCGTCGCCGGCGTTTCGGAAGAAGAACATCAACAGAGAATTCTCGAGTTGCTGCGCGACTCGATCAAGAAACGCATGATGGCCGATGTGCCATTCGGCGTCTTTCTTTCCGGTGGCGTGGACTCTTCAGCGAACGTCGCTTTGATGTCTGAGTTGATGACGCAGCCCGTGCGCACTTTTACGGTCGGTTTCCACGACACGGAAGAATTGAACGAGTTGGAAGCTGCGCGCGCGCTCTCGAAACGCTACAACACCGACCATCACGAAGTGATCATCGGCCGTGACGAGATGGAGAAGTTTCTTCCCGAACTCGTCTTTCATCAGGACGAGCCCATCGCCGATCCGGTCTGCGTGCCGCTTTATTACGTTTCCAAACTTGCGCGCGACTCGGGAACAATCGTAGTGCAGGTGGGCGAAGGCTCTGACGAAATCTTCGGCGGCTATGATTGGTTCGGAACGTATTTGCGGATTGAAGAGAGGTTCTGGCGTTATGCCGAGCGGGCGCCTTTGGCGGCGCGTCGGGCGGCGGCCGCGGTGGCGGTTCCCCTCGCGCAGAAGACGTTTAAGAAACAAAAAGCCGGTGAGTTGATCCGGCGTCTCGGGAAGGATCAAGCACTGTTTTGGGGCGGCGTTGGTGTGTTCGACGAAACGACGAAGCCGAAAGTGCTCTCTGCAGAACTGCGCGCGCGTCACAACGGATTATCGACTCACGACGTCGTGCGGCAATACCTGGATCACATCGCGCGCGAACGGCCCGATTCAGATTTCGCGGCCCGAATGACATATCTCGAATTAAAACTGCGCCTGCCGGAGCTTCTGCTGATGAGGGTCGATAAGATCACGATGGCGACATCGGTGGAGGCGCGCGTGCCTTTTCTCGATCATCATTTAATTGAGTACGCGCTGGGCTTGCCACGCGATCTTAAAGTGAAGGGCACGACCGGTAAGCACATTCTCAAGCGCGCACTTGAAGCGATTCTGCCGAAGGACTTGCTTTACAAACCCAAGCGCGGCTTCGGGGCGCCGGCTCGCGAATGGTTTCGCGGACCGCAAGCTGACGAGCTGGTGCAACTGATCATGAGTTCGCGCATGCGAGGCCGAAATTTCTTTGATTACAAATTCGTCGAGCAGCTGGCGGACGAGCATCGGCGCGAACGACAGGACTGGAGCGCGCACCTTTGGGCATTGCTAAATGTGAGTGTTTGGTACGACCGCTGGATTAAATAA
- a CDS encoding formyltransferase family protein → MRIGILANSLPAALKIYDEARGLPGAEVFVLLAPLGIDGGLFEHVARFVAKSGRRKSLKLVGKRAVVTFRKPLDDRETISRLQELELDVGLHKSGSIYSSATIECFRLGILNAHIGLLPKYRGRSVMEWSLVQGDPTGISVFFVDAGIDTGARIVLSETVDVSHCQTTAEAKQYLFDCDARLYRRALEKLQQEEESFQVNDGSGKRYYVMSKLFQDVAQQRLSKSVPSSEFRVSS, encoded by the coding sequence ATGCGGATCGGCATACTGGCAAATTCGCTTCCCGCCGCGTTGAAGATCTACGACGAAGCCAGAGGCCTGCCGGGTGCAGAAGTGTTCGTTTTACTCGCGCCGTTGGGCATCGACGGTGGATTGTTTGAACATGTCGCGCGCTTTGTGGCGAAATCAGGGCGGAGGAAATCACTTAAGCTCGTCGGTAAGCGCGCCGTTGTTACCTTTCGCAAGCCGCTGGACGATCGCGAGACCATTTCGCGACTGCAGGAGCTAGAGCTCGACGTTGGCTTGCACAAATCTGGAAGCATCTATTCGAGCGCTACGATTGAATGTTTTCGTCTGGGAATTCTAAACGCGCACATTGGCCTTCTGCCGAAGTATCGTGGACGAAGCGTGATGGAATGGTCGCTCGTGCAAGGCGATCCGACCGGCATTTCAGTTTTCTTTGTTGACGCGGGAATCGATACCGGCGCGCGCATTGTTCTGTCTGAAACAGTGGACGTTTCGCACTGTCAGACGACCGCTGAAGCGAAGCAGTATCTGTTCGATTGCGACGCGCGGCTTTATCGACGCGCGCTCGAAAAGCTTCAGCAGGAAGAAGAGTCGTTTCAAGTCAACGATGGATCCGGCAAACGTTATTACGTGATGTCGAAGTTGTTCCAGGATGTAGCGCAACAGCGCCTTTCAAAATCGGTTCCGAGTTCCGAGTTCCGAGTTTCGAGTTAA
- a CDS encoding alginate lyase family protein: MRGLSAIKRMLRGEVSAGTAALEALRRVNLRLQRRRERQRLQKLNHQPARLTPEFARLSRAQLLEHFRARSSPKFFPGFVDTTKTAALQKELFPRETDQLLVVAKRIADEHCWSLLGFGEKCFSSSEINWNRDPLSGVDWPLDYHADINLFRGDGSDARVLWELNRLAHLITLGRSYAVSSDENFAAAFLRQLRSWRQQNPVARGANWSCAMEVALRSMNLLAAFALFLPSTLVDEDALAEMLMIFDQHGAHIRRNLEYSHIATSNHYMCDVAGLLWMGIMLPELRAARAWREFGLRELLNEMDKQILADGADSESSTGYHRLKLELLLYSLILCRENGIEIEQKYWQKLSAMADYMRAYLRPDGRAPLIGDSDSGQILPIVKRAGDDHAYLAAIADAALGSHASGMQRAGGARTEELLWILGEQGGRDYESLSAAPPATSQALPDAGIYILRDNDLYLLFNASGCGLNGRGSHGHNNALSIEVSACGTSFIVDPGSYVYTHDLRERHLFRSTAYHSTVQIDGVEQNTTDEKTPFVIGDEAHPRVLKWETNDEFDYLIAEHDGYQRLSQPVTHRRSIRFDRSNRFWLIEDEFTGAGKHQFITRFHFNAGLELSAYNESAMVAQNSQTGARLLVQALDVQRPPNSEEQCTSRDYGEKQRSMTASWAVEAAVPLKLRWLLLPLCAGEHERGRLDSIEELLK; encoded by the coding sequence ATGAGGGGACTCTCAGCAATCAAACGAATGCTGCGCGGCGAAGTCAGCGCAGGGACCGCTGCGCTCGAAGCGCTTCGACGCGTCAACCTTCGTCTGCAACGGCGCCGTGAGCGACAACGCCTTCAAAAGCTTAACCATCAACCGGCGCGTTTGACGCCGGAGTTTGCTCGTCTGTCGCGCGCGCAACTCCTCGAACATTTTCGAGCACGCTCATCGCCAAAGTTTTTTCCTGGTTTTGTTGACACCACCAAAACTGCCGCGTTGCAGAAGGAGTTGTTCCCGCGCGAAACAGATCAACTGCTGGTCGTGGCCAAACGGATAGCTGACGAGCATTGTTGGTCCCTGCTCGGCTTCGGCGAAAAATGTTTCAGCTCGTCAGAGATTAACTGGAACCGCGATCCGCTTTCCGGAGTTGATTGGCCGCTCGACTATCACGCGGACATCAACCTGTTCCGCGGGGACGGTTCGGACGCTCGGGTCCTCTGGGAACTGAATCGGCTGGCGCATCTGATCACGCTGGGCCGGTCGTACGCTGTTTCCAGCGATGAAAATTTTGCGGCTGCGTTCCTGAGACAACTTAGAAGCTGGCGGCAGCAAAATCCCGTTGCCCGCGGAGCCAACTGGAGTTGCGCCATGGAAGTAGCGCTACGGTCGATGAATCTGCTTGCCGCGTTCGCTTTGTTTCTGCCGTCAACACTTGTCGATGAAGATGCGCTGGCAGAGATGCTGATGATCTTCGATCAGCATGGCGCGCACATTCGTCGCAATCTCGAGTACTCGCACATCGCCACCAGCAACCATTACATGTGCGACGTTGCCGGACTGCTTTGGATGGGAATCATGTTGCCCGAATTGCGAGCTGCGCGCGCGTGGCGCGAATTTGGTTTGCGCGAGCTGTTGAATGAAATGGACAAGCAGATTCTGGCCGATGGCGCGGACTCTGAAAGCTCGACCGGTTACCATCGTCTGAAACTCGAACTGCTGCTTTACTCGCTGATTCTGTGCCGCGAAAACGGAATCGAAATCGAGCAGAAGTATTGGCAGAAGCTGAGCGCGATGGCGGATTACATGCGCGCTTACCTGCGACCGGACGGGCGAGCGCCGCTGATCGGCGATTCAGACAGCGGGCAGATCTTACCGATTGTAAAACGGGCGGGCGATGATCATGCGTACCTCGCGGCGATCGCCGACGCGGCGTTGGGTTCGCACGCCTCTGGCATGCAGCGCGCAGGAGGCGCGCGTACCGAAGAACTTCTTTGGATTCTCGGCGAGCAAGGCGGGCGCGACTATGAATCTCTATCTGCCGCGCCGCCGGCAACATCTCAGGCGTTACCGGATGCCGGGATTTACATCCTCCGCGACAATGATCTTTATTTGCTATTCAACGCGAGCGGGTGCGGCTTGAACGGTCGCGGCTCGCACGGTCACAACAACGCGTTGAGCATCGAAGTTTCGGCGTGCGGAACCTCGTTCATCGTCGATCCTGGCTCATACGTTTACACGCACGACTTGCGCGAGCGTCACTTGTTTCGCTCGACCGCGTACCATTCGACGGTTCAAATCGATGGCGTTGAGCAAAACACGACCGACGAAAAGACGCCGTTTGTCATTGGCGACGAAGCCCACCCCCGCGTCTTGAAATGGGAAACGAACGACGAGTTCGATTACCTCATTGCTGAACACGACGGTTATCAGCGACTCTCTCAACCGGTCACGCATCGTCGCTCAATCCGTTTCGACAGGTCGAATCGGTTTTGGCTGATCGAGGACGAGTTCACCGGCGCCGGCAAACATCAGTTCATCACGCGTTTTCACTTCAATGCAGGGCTTGAGCTAAGCGCTTACAATGAATCTGCAATGGTCGCCCAAAACTCGCAGACTGGTGCGCGCCTGTTGGTTCAGGCCCTCGACGTTCAGCGACCGCCGAACTCCGAAGAGCAATGCACTTCGCGTGATTACGGCGAAAAGCAGCGTTCGATGACGGCCAGCTGGGCGGTTGAAGCAGCGGTGCCGCTGAAGTTGCGTTGGCTTTTATTGCCGCTCTGTGCGGGCGAGCACGAGCGGGGACGCCTGGATTCGATTGAAGAACTTTTGAAGTAA
- a CDS encoding nucleotide sugar dehydrogenase encodes MIKNELINSIKNHRARVGVIGLGYVGLPLVTEFARSGFNGTGFEVDEEKAAKINGGESYIGDVESSQVKELIDNGKLHATTNFDELKDCDAIIICVPTPLRKTKEPDVSYILAAAEEIQKRLRRGQLIILESTTYPGTTDEVLLPMLEGTGLKLDEDFLLAFSPERVDPGNPEFKTHNIPKVVGGVTDDSTEAAAMLYGQIVDDVHAVSSARVAEAAKLLENTFRAVNIGMANEMARLCYALGIDTWEVIRAAATKPFGFMPFYPGPGIGGHCIPLDPHYLSWKARQHGFDSRFIGLAEEVNSRMPEHVVQLVSDGLNDARKAMNGSRILLLGVAYKKDIDDVRESPALSIIDRLRLKGCDVRYHDPFVAEIRFDDAHTESGGEPLSSVGLNDREISEADCVVIVTDHSGINYARVIELAPLVVDTRNALNGDLRRGSKARIVRL; translated from the coding sequence ATGATCAAAAACGAACTTATTAATTCAATTAAGAACCACCGCGCCCGCGTGGGTGTGATTGGTCTGGGTTACGTCGGTTTGCCGCTGGTGACGGAATTCGCGCGCAGCGGCTTCAACGGAACAGGCTTCGAAGTAGATGAAGAGAAAGCCGCGAAGATAAACGGCGGCGAATCTTACATCGGCGATGTGGAATCGTCTCAGGTCAAAGAGCTAATCGACAACGGGAAGCTGCATGCCACGACGAATTTCGACGAGTTGAAGGATTGCGACGCGATCATCATCTGCGTGCCCACGCCGCTACGGAAAACCAAAGAGCCGGATGTGTCGTACATCCTCGCCGCCGCTGAAGAGATCCAGAAGCGGCTGCGTCGTGGCCAACTAATTATTCTCGAGTCAACCACGTACCCCGGCACCACCGATGAAGTTTTGTTGCCGATGCTGGAAGGCACGGGACTGAAACTCGACGAAGACTTTCTGCTCGCGTTCTCGCCTGAGCGCGTCGATCCAGGCAATCCCGAATTCAAGACGCACAACATTCCGAAAGTAGTCGGCGGCGTAACCGATGATTCGACTGAAGCGGCCGCGATGCTGTACGGGCAGATCGTCGACGACGTGCACGCCGTCAGCTCGGCGCGGGTGGCGGAAGCCGCCAAGCTTCTGGAAAACACCTTTCGCGCGGTGAACATCGGCATGGCGAACGAAATGGCGCGGCTGTGTTACGCGCTCGGCATCGACACTTGGGAAGTTATTCGCGCTGCCGCCACCAAGCCTTTCGGATTCATGCCGTTTTATCCCGGTCCCGGAATCGGCGGCCACTGCATTCCGCTCGACCCGCATTACCTTTCATGGAAAGCGCGGCAACACGGTTTTGACTCGCGTTTCATCGGCCTGGCCGAGGAAGTGAATTCGCGCATGCCCGAGCACGTGGTGCAGCTCGTGTCGGACGGCTTAAACGACGCACGCAAGGCGATGAACGGGTCGCGCATTTTGCTGCTCGGAGTGGCGTATAAAAAAGACATCGACGACGTGCGCGAGAGTCCGGCGCTTTCCATCATTGATCGGCTGCGGCTAAAAGGCTGCGACGTTCGTTACCACGATCCCTTCGTGGCCGAAATCCGGTTCGACGATGCGCACACGGAAAGCGGCGGCGAGCCCTTGTCGTCTGTGGGGTTGAACGACCGGGAAATTAGCGAGGCTGATTGCGTGGTCATCGTCACCGACCACAGCGGCATAAACTACGCGCGCGTGATCGAGCTGGCGCCGCTCGTCGTCGATACGCGCAACGCGTTGAACGGGGATTTGCGGCGCGGAAGTAAGGCGCGGATTGTTAGGTTGTAA
- a CDS encoding FAD-dependent oxidoreductase produces the protein MGAPKTCDVVVVGAGVFGAWTAYQLRQAGKSVTLIDGYGAGNSRSSSGDESRIIRMGYGADEIYSRSAWRSLQLWKEFFAQTGDNLFRETGVLWLAHEGDPYPVSTFETLTKLRFPVEKLTLPEVSTRYPQFGYEGIGGAFLEPESGVLLARRAVQAVVREALKSGVEYLQDSVEPANVRRFDEVVTTSGERISAAVYVFACGAWLPKVFPEVLAGRIHPTRQDVFYLGAPGMRFQSPALPVWIDFKTEAYGLPDIEGRGVKVAIDRHGEAFDPDTRDRVVSSESLAEVRRYLARRVPELQNAPVNETRVCQYENTSNGDFLIDRHPEFENVWLVGGGSGHGFKHGPFVGEYVAARIEGRVEGEPRFSLATKLDEHQRAVY, from the coding sequence ATGGGAGCGCCAAAGACCTGCGATGTCGTTGTTGTGGGCGCCGGAGTCTTCGGCGCCTGGACGGCTTATCAGCTTCGCCAAGCGGGCAAAAGCGTTACGTTGATCGACGGTTACGGCGCCGGAAACAGCCGGTCAAGTTCGGGCGATGAGTCGCGCATCATCCGCATGGGTTACGGCGCCGATGAGATTTACTCGCGGTCAGCCTGGCGCTCACTGCAATTATGGAAGGAGTTCTTCGCCCAAACTGGTGACAACCTCTTTCGCGAGACTGGCGTTCTTTGGCTGGCGCACGAGGGTGACCCTTACCCGGTCAGCACCTTCGAGACTCTTACAAAACTCCGCTTCCCGGTCGAAAAGTTGACGCTGCCGGAAGTCTCAACCCGATATCCGCAGTTTGGCTATGAAGGAATCGGCGGCGCTTTCCTCGAACCGGAGAGCGGCGTGTTGCTCGCGCGACGGGCGGTGCAGGCGGTCGTACGCGAGGCGTTGAAGTCCGGCGTTGAATATCTCCAGGACTCCGTCGAGCCGGCCAATGTGCGCCGCTTCGACGAAGTCGTCACCACGAGCGGCGAGCGTATCTCGGCCGCCGTTTATGTGTTCGCGTGCGGCGCATGGCTGCCGAAAGTTTTTCCTGAGGTGCTCGCCGGAAGAATTCATCCGACCCGCCAGGATGTTTTCTACCTCGGCGCGCCCGGAATGCGTTTTCAATCGCCGGCTTTGCCGGTGTGGATTGATTTCAAAACTGAAGCTTATGGCTTGCCGGATATTGAGGGCCGCGGAGTCAAAGTGGCGATAGATCGCCACGGCGAAGCATTTGATCCAGATACGAGAGACCGCGTCGTCAGCAGTGAGAGTCTCGCCGAAGTGCGCCGGTATCTTGCCCGCAGAGTTCCGGAACTTCAGAACGCGCCAGTGAACGAGACGCGCGTCTGCCAATACGAAAACACTTCGAACGGCGACTTCCTAATCGATCGCCATCCGGAGTTTGAGAATGTGTGGCTGGTGGGCGGCGGTTCAGGTCACGGTTTCAAGCACGGGCCGTTCGTGGGCGAGTATGTGGCGGCGAGAATTGAGGGACGAGTTGAAGGAGAACCGCGGTTTAGTCTGGCGACGAAATTAGACGAGCATCAACGTGCGGTCTACTAA
- a CDS encoding SpoIIE family protein phosphatase — protein sequence MAELVVRYPDRTAEHFPLNRLRITIGRSARNDLCIPDPFASRVHAEVRNEGDEYYLQDLGSANGTLYNGSIVDAAIPLTRGGRIQIGETEIVFNDGPYPLSSGSTMITEQSTSVPEATIALSSADRTTSGLFQQIEGALSRSHDSAAQEKIEQKTDLLALISKVGVALLASVTLNETLEQIVTLVFESVPGDRCMIMMRDKDNPELKVAVARLRDRHGDVGEIRISRSVIDEVVNNGKSVLTSDAQSDPRFMGGTVVLQGVRSVLAVPLGVGENVFGIIYADSPIAEGRFTEDHLKVLTTLASVAAIRVENARLTEEQFERERLERELQVASEIQQRFQPASAPQVPGYELQGISFPCYEIGGDYYDFIHKGNGNLVVALGDVSGKGTAAALLMSSLHAAVHAQFDTHNSLAETISSINRYLVESIPANRFVTLFYADLNPKTGELAFLNAGHNPPLIVHASGTMEQLAAGGLPLGIMADADFREGRTTLNAGDVLVIYSDGVSEAVSPTGEEFGPTRLYEAVARNLDASAAGIRDRIESALTKFAKGTPAGDDITMVIVKRLAEGSAVAAGVAE from the coding sequence ATGGCTGAGTTAGTTGTCAGATATCCCGATCGGACGGCGGAGCATTTTCCGCTGAACCGTCTGCGCATCACGATCGGCCGCTCGGCGCGCAACGATCTGTGCATCCCCGATCCGTTCGCGTCGCGTGTCCACGCCGAAGTGCGCAACGAAGGCGACGAGTACTACCTTCAGGATTTGGGTTCAGCGAACGGCACGCTCTACAACGGTTCGATTGTCGACGCTGCCATTCCTCTGACGCGCGGCGGCCGCATTCAGATCGGCGAGACCGAAATCGTCTTTAACGACGGCCCGTATCCGCTCAGCAGCGGCTCGACCATGATCACCGAGCAGAGCACGTCCGTGCCCGAAGCCACCATTGCGCTGTCGTCCGCGGATCGAACCACCTCAGGTCTGTTTCAACAAATCGAAGGCGCGCTGTCGCGTTCTCACGATTCCGCCGCGCAAGAGAAGATCGAACAGAAAACTGACCTGCTCGCATTGATCAGCAAAGTGGGCGTCGCGTTGCTCGCCTCTGTGACGTTGAACGAAACGCTCGAGCAGATCGTGACGCTCGTCTTCGAATCCGTGCCTGGCGATCGTTGCATGATCATGATGCGCGATAAGGACAATCCGGAGTTGAAGGTTGCCGTGGCGCGTCTGCGTGATCGCCACGGCGACGTCGGCGAAATTCGCATCAGCCGTTCAGTCATCGATGAAGTCGTCAACAACGGTAAATCCGTCCTTACTTCGGACGCGCAGTCGGATCCGCGCTTCATGGGCGGCACAGTCGTCCTGCAAGGCGTGCGCTCGGTGCTCGCCGTGCCGTTGGGTGTCGGTGAGAACGTCTTCGGAATCATCTATGCGGACTCGCCGATTGCCGAAGGCCGCTTCACGGAAGATCACCTGAAGGTTTTGACGACGCTGGCATCGGTCGCCGCGATTCGGGTTGAGAATGCGCGCCTCACTGAAGAGCAGTTCGAACGCGAACGACTCGAGCGCGAACTGCAAGTTGCCAGCGAGATTCAGCAGCGTTTTCAGCCGGCCTCCGCGCCGCAAGTGCCCGGGTACGAACTGCAAGGCATCAGCTTTCCGTGTTACGAAATTGGCGGCGACTACTACGACTTCATTCACAAGGGCAATGGCAATTTAGTAGTGGCGCTCGGCGATGTATCGGGCAAAGGCACGGCCGCGGCTCTCCTGATGTCGTCTTTGCATGCGGCGGTGCACGCGCAGTTCGACACGCACAACTCGCTGGCCGAAACGATCTCGTCAATCAATCGCTATCTGGTCGAGAGTATTCCCGCCAATCGCTTTGTCACCCTGTTCTATGCCGATTTGAATCCGAAAACAGGCGAGCTGGCTTTTCTGAACGCGGGCCACAATCCGCCGCTTATCGTTCACGCCAGCGGCACAATGGAGCAATTGGCTGCCGGCGGGTTGCCGCTGGGAATCATGGCGGACGCGGATTTCCGCGAAGGTCGCACGACTTTGAACGCCGGCGATGTGCTGGTCATTTATTCGGATGGAGTCTCTGAAGCGGTCAGCCCCACGGGAGAAGAATTCGGACCGACGCGTTTGTACGAAGCCGTCGCGCGCAATCTGGACGCTTCCGCGGCGGGCATTCGCGATCGAATCGAATCGGCGCTCACCAAGTTTGCCAAAGGCACTCCGGCCGGTGACGACATCACAATGGTGATTGTGAAACGGTTGGCTGAAGGATCAGCTGTAGCGGCCGGCGTGGCAGAATAA
- a CDS encoding RDD family protein, with amino-acid sequence MQATVPAKIESGKASRPTSKRLERIQVRYRAPFALRCGAILIDYIMLMLIMTFSTMVARMMGGGARLAGGTAEKVGIFFTLVAAVLDLGVLAGLTGKTLGKWTTGLRMESTDGSVPGIGWALLRHFVGYPVSFFLLGIGFLMAIVNPTGRTLHDLIARTVVIREYGSSPAPTRRPRPPE; translated from the coding sequence ATGCAAGCGACAGTGCCGGCTAAAATCGAATCGGGGAAAGCCTCGCGCCCGACGTCGAAGCGTCTGGAGCGCATCCAGGTGCGCTATCGCGCGCCCTTCGCGCTGCGTTGCGGCGCGATTCTGATCGACTACATCATGCTGATGCTGATCATGACTTTCAGCACGATGGTGGCGCGCATGATGGGCGGCGGCGCGCGTTTGGCGGGAGGCACGGCGGAAAAGGTCGGGATCTTCTTCACGCTGGTGGCGGCTGTGTTAGATTTGGGCGTTCTCGCGGGACTGACCGGAAAGACTCTGGGCAAGTGGACGACGGGTCTGCGGATGGAGAGCACCGACGGCAGCGTGCCCGGCATAGGCTGGGCGCTGTTGCGTCACTTCGTGGGTTATCCGGTTTCTTTTTTCCTGCTCGGAATCGGGTTTTTAATGGCGATCGTAAATCCCACCGGGCGCACGCTGCATGATCTGATCGCGCGCACGGTGGTGATTCGCGAGTACGGGTCGTCGCCGGCTCCGACGCGACGCCCGCGTCCGCCGGAATAA